A stretch of DNA from Synechococcus sp. WH 8016:
ATCAAAGGCTCGACCTTGCGTACCAGATACTGAAGAAATGTTGATTATGTCGCCAAATCGCTGCTTCTGCATAATGGGTATGAAAGCACGATTTAGCAAAAATGTACCTGTAAGATTAACATTGATAATTGTTTCCCATTCAGAGAGGGATGTCTCGGATATAGGCTTGAGAGATTCTCCAGTTCTAAGCAAGCCGACACAATTAATAAGACCATTTATATGCTGAAAATGCGCCGAATACCATGTTGTTAAATCCTTTAGTGAAGACTCGGAAGAAATATCTGCTGCAAAGACTTGAGGTTTGGGAGCATTA
This window harbors:
- a CDS encoding SDR family oxidoreductase, whose product is MTFPDNVNLRGSVYLVAGASGGIGKSLSTLLHSLNATVVLVDLSTESLVDLVDDLSKSNPNAPKPQVFAADISSESSLKDLTTWYSAHFQHINGLINCVGLLRTGESLKPISETSLSEWETIINVNLTGTFLLNRAFIPIMQKQRFGDIINISSVSGTQGRAFDGPYCSSKFGIIGLSESIAAEVSSSGIRVQCLLP